The DNA region GCTGAAGGATCATTTGTTACCATTGCCGGTCCCTCCTCCGCGTAAACGAGAGAGAATGCCAAACAGGCTACCCAAATCCTGACTGTTGACGAATGTCAGCAACTTAATAGCAATTGCTGCAACGATTACCGCGCCCAGTGCATCAAGCGGCCTGTCGTTGTAACCAGTCCATTTTGAGAAGTACGAGCCCAACAGAGGTGCGCCGATAACGCCAAAGATGAAAGAAGTGATGAAGTAACCCACCAGCTTAAAGCGGCTGATGTTCACCGCCGTCGCAACGTAGAATACTGCACCAGCAAAGGCACCAAACACTACGCCGTAATCAATGCCGGTTGCCAGGCCGAACATGCTGGCCCCCATCAGCCCACCAGCCGCTACCGTAGTGCCAGAAACAGGATCGGACATTTAGCCCCCTCTTATTGCTGTGAGTCCTCTCAGAAATGAGGGGAAAGAGAATCAGGCTTCACGGGCTGGATTTAACAACGAAGCACAAAGTTATTGATTCCCGTCAAGCCTGAAATGAAAAAGGCCACGCAAATGCGCAGCCCTTAAATCCAGATAGTAACTAATGGTTTATTTTCTCTGAAAGAGAGATTAACATCTCGTTGTAGGTTGTGAGTAAAGAACCTACGGATCTTTATTCATTTAAGTAGATACTTTATTTATTGCCCGCGCCCATGATGCGGGCTTTTTTTTTGCCTGAAAAGTGTTGCGGCGCCGGGTGCCTCCCGGTGAGCCTTTGGACAGCCTCCGTGGCTCGCTAGGTGACTTATAATTAAATCGCTGTTTACGCCCCTCCGCACAGGGGGATTCACCACGAAGACAACATACCTTCTCAAGGCTACCTGAGTCAAAAATATTGACATAGCTTTGTACATTTTCCCCATGCCAGTATCTACTGGGTGTACTATGGGGATATTAGAGAATCTAGCGATAAGGAGGCAATATGCTTTTTCAGGATGTGACATCATCAAAAATAAAAACCATTGGTTACTATCCGTCAGAGAAAATACTGGAGATAGTGTTTATTGCTTCCGGAACCTACCAGTACGTTGGCGTTTCAGCAAAAACTCACAAAGCTTTTCTGGAAGCTAAATCCAAAGGGCGTTTTTTTGATGGTGTGATCAAAGATAAATATCTTTGCCGAAAAATTGGGTGAGTCAGTATTAAGTACCGCTATAGATTACGATATACCACCTTCAGAAAAACAAAAATCCCGCCGGGTGGCAGGGCTGTAAATGATGTAGTGATGACCGGTGCTGATCTACGACTCAGGTTGAGTTCTCTGTCTTAACAACCACGGCGCAATTCCGCGCCTCAGCCTGTGGATTCACTATAGCAGGAGAAAGTTTAGCACCGGAGCAGAACCGACAACCTCAGGAAGACTTGCTCCTGATGAATGTTATGGCCGCTCTGAGATTTTCACTAACACCACCCTGCTCTGAATGCCGTTTATGCTCCAGAACATCAACGATGTTACCGACTGT from Citrobacter amalonaticus Y19 includes:
- a CDS encoding phage holin family protein, with the translated sequence MSDPVSGTTVAAGGLMGASMFGLATGIDYGVVFGAFAGAVFYVATAVNISRFKLVGYFITSFIFGVIGAPLLGSYFSKWTGYNDRPLDALGAVIVAAIAIKLLTFVNSQDLGSLFGILSRLRGGGTGNGNK
- a CDS encoding KTSC domain-containing protein is translated as MLFQDVTSSKIKTIGYYPSEKILEIVFIASGTYQYVGVSAKTHKAFLEAKSKGRFFDGVIKDKYLCRKIG